In one Cervus elaphus chromosome 9, mCerEla1.1, whole genome shotgun sequence genomic region, the following are encoded:
- the NMRK2 gene encoding nicotinamide riboside kinase 2 gives MKYIVGIGGMTNGGKTTLTNNLLKALPNCCVIHQDDFFKPQDQIAVGEDGFKQWDVLESLDMEAMLSTVQAWVSSPRKFARAHGVSVRLDASDTHILILEGFLLYSYKPLLDLYSRRYFLTVPYEECKWRRSTRSYAVPDPPGLFDGHVWPMYQKYKREMEANGVEVVYLDGMKPREELFHQVLEDIQNSLLNRS, from the exons ATGAAGTACATCGTGGGCATCGGAGG CATGACCAACGGCGGCAAGACTACCCTGACCAACAACCTCCTCAAGGCGCTGCCCAACTGCTGTGTGATCCACCAGGATGACTTCTTCAAG CCCCAAGACCAAATAGCAGTTGGGGAGGACGGCTTCAAACAGTGGGACG TGCTGGAGTCCCTGGACATGGAGGCCATGCTGAGCACCGTGCAGGCCTGGGTGAGCAGCCCCCGGAAGTTTGCCCGCGCCCACGGGGTCAGCGTCCGACTGGATGCCTCAGACACCCACATCCTCATTCTGGAAGGCTTCCTGCTTTACAGCTACAA GCCCCTACTGGACTTGTACAGCCGAAGGTACTTCCTGACCGTCCCCTACGAAGAGTGCAAGTGGAGGAGAAG taCGCGAAGCTACGCGGTCCCTGATCCCCCTGGCCTCTTCGATGGCCATGTGTGGCCTATGTACCAGAAATATAAGCGGGAGATGGAGGCCAACGGTGTGGAAGTGG TGTACCTGGATGGCATGAAGCCCCGCGAGGAGCTTTTCCACCAGGTCCTGGAAGACATTCAGAACTCACTCCTGAACCGCTCCTAG